One Natrinema halophilum genomic window carries:
- a CDS encoding AAA domain-containing protein, with translation MYVRGTVAGEVEVRSVSTSYGESDLADVPLRLTDEAQTGTAPPARDDGETAAVAGGRETTTVTLWNKWTESAELLEPGMELLVTNAKQEDYEGEPKFATTGDSYVVVEPSFLVSVTSIRNWVECPRLYYLNKLSGVPLNYPVVKGTLVHEVFGDLLRGRNLEESIEARVEERGLELGLLGETPEAVAEDVRENAKAIEGWLEQGRLTGEERAAAAAEDGAAAAAEDGAAAAAEDGAAAAAEDGAAAAAEDGAAAAAEDGAAAAAEDGAAAAAEDGAAAAAEDGAAAAAEDGAAAAADSSDRAFTPQESSWRSEQLLISETFGIRGRADAVRRGAPVELKTGKNLKKEPRFKDKVQAACYALLLEEHGSDVDTGTLLYTKNSALDRNEETGDLTPAKEFSMGNGLLKYVVRLRNEIAATETAGDIPTGYEADAKCEYCFEQDTCMVVSGRLDQESKAGQIGQSLPDEELEYFDRFYRAIEEERRAVHREYAKLWEQTAEERADDDRALIDLEFVEKQPLEGGRWELRARRTGGATSKLREGDLVLASDGHPVRGDSELAMIERLDDDVVLTADEPVEVTRLDVYPSELTTDRLLVAMHDALLKGAERRKDILFGRADPEFAAIDETVIHNNERQNEAVTKAVGAKDCALIHGPPGTGKTYTIARAIREMIDRGERVLLSAFTNRAVDNALEAVLDQLDDTVDDDRIVRVGSESGVRNDMEPYRLERAGDPEDRVAKIQNAQVVAATTATCGSRVMKEQAFDVALVDEAAQLTEPGTCAAINLAERFVLVGDHEQLPPVVRAEGGTKTVTGDAGDDVSRAHDLTESLFERLVDLYPEAGVMLDRQYRMNQRIQAFPSTEFYDGQLRPATPAVAGRTLDDLEGVSSDALPATLEDPVSFVDVKGDRSQYTDSEEASRIAELIDSYETAGLDRSQIGVIAPFRAQVSEISKHVPDDVTVDTVDRFQGSSQEVIIVSFTATGSLEGPIFEDYRRINVALTRPKRALVLVGDSRALASDPVYERMLEWARR, from the coding sequence GCAAACCGGTACTGCGCCTCCTGCACGGGACGATGGCGAGACGGCAGCGGTTGCCGGCGGCCGCGAGACGACAACGGTGACGCTGTGGAACAAATGGACAGAGTCGGCCGAACTGCTCGAGCCGGGGATGGAACTGCTCGTTACGAACGCAAAACAGGAGGACTACGAGGGCGAACCGAAGTTCGCGACCACGGGAGATTCCTACGTCGTCGTCGAACCCTCGTTTCTCGTCAGCGTCACGTCGATTCGCAACTGGGTCGAATGTCCACGACTCTACTACCTGAACAAGCTCTCCGGAGTGCCGCTGAACTACCCGGTGGTGAAAGGAACGCTCGTCCACGAAGTCTTCGGCGATTTGCTCCGCGGGCGGAATCTCGAAGAATCGATCGAGGCCCGGGTCGAGGAACGAGGACTCGAACTCGGACTGCTCGGCGAGACTCCCGAAGCCGTCGCCGAGGACGTCCGAGAGAACGCGAAAGCGATCGAGGGGTGGCTCGAGCAAGGCCGGTTGACGGGTGAAGAGAGAGCGGCTGCTGCCGCCGAAGATGGGGCGGCTGCTGCCGCCGAAGATGGGGCGGCTGCTGCCGCCGAAGATGGGGCGGCTGCTGCCGCCGAAGATGGGGCGGCTGCTGCCGCCGAAGATGGGGCGGCTGCTGCCGCCGAAGATGGGGCGGCTGCTGCCGCCGAAGATGGGGCGGCTGCTGCCGCCGAAGATGGGGCGGCTGCTGCCGCCGAAGATGGGGCGGCTGCTGCCGCCGAAGATGGGGCGGCTGCTGCCGCCGATAGCTCAGATCGAGCATTCACGCCTCAGGAGAGCAGTTGGCGGTCGGAGCAGCTCCTCATTAGCGAAACGTTTGGTATCCGCGGGCGAGCCGACGCAGTCCGCCGCGGTGCACCGGTCGAACTCAAGACGGGCAAGAATCTGAAGAAAGAGCCCCGGTTCAAGGACAAAGTTCAGGCGGCCTGTTACGCGCTGTTGCTCGAAGAACACGGTAGTGACGTCGACACCGGGACGCTGCTCTACACGAAGAATTCGGCGCTGGATCGCAACGAGGAGACCGGCGATCTCACTCCAGCGAAGGAGTTCTCGATGGGCAACGGCCTCCTGAAATACGTCGTTCGGCTGCGCAACGAAATCGCGGCGACGGAGACGGCGGGCGATATCCCGACCGGCTACGAGGCCGACGCGAAATGCGAGTACTGCTTCGAACAGGACACCTGCATGGTCGTCTCCGGTCGGCTCGACCAGGAGTCGAAGGCCGGCCAGATCGGGCAGTCGCTGCCCGACGAGGAACTCGAGTACTTCGATCGGTTCTACCGGGCGATCGAGGAGGAGCGCCGAGCGGTCCACCGCGAATACGCCAAACTCTGGGAACAGACGGCCGAGGAGCGAGCCGACGACGACCGCGCACTGATCGACCTCGAGTTCGTCGAGAAACAACCGCTCGAGGGCGGGCGCTGGGAGCTACGGGCCCGTCGAACCGGCGGCGCGACGTCGAAGCTCCGCGAGGGCGATCTGGTGCTCGCGAGCGATGGACATCCGGTTCGCGGCGATTCGGAACTCGCGATGATCGAACGATTAGACGACGACGTCGTGCTCACCGCAGACGAGCCGGTCGAAGTCACCCGGCTCGACGTGTACCCCTCCGAACTGACGACCGACCGACTGCTCGTCGCGATGCACGACGCGCTCCTCAAAGGAGCCGAACGACGGAAGGACATCCTGTTCGGGAGAGCCGATCCCGAGTTCGCCGCGATCGACGAGACCGTTATCCACAACAACGAGCGCCAGAACGAAGCCGTGACGAAGGCCGTCGGCGCGAAGGACTGCGCGCTGATCCACGGCCCGCCGGGAACCGGGAAGACCTACACCATCGCCCGCGCCATCCGCGAAATGATCGATCGTGGCGAACGCGTCCTGCTGTCAGCCTTTACGAATCGGGCGGTCGACAACGCGCTCGAGGCCGTTCTCGACCAACTGGACGACACCGTCGACGACGATCGAATCGTCCGCGTCGGCTCGGAAAGCGGCGTTCGTAACGACATGGAGCCGTACCGGCTCGAGCGAGCGGGCGATCCCGAGGATCGCGTCGCGAAGATACAGAACGCGCAGGTGGTGGCTGCGACGACGGCGACGTGCGGCTCGCGGGTGATGAAAGAACAGGCCTTCGACGTCGCGCTGGTCGACGAAGCCGCCCAGCTCACGGAACCCGGAACCTGCGCGGCGATCAATCTGGCCGAACGGTTCGTCCTCGTCGGCGACCACGAGCAACTGCCGCCGGTCGTTCGGGCCGAGGGCGGGACGAAAACGGTCACCGGTGACGCGGGTGACGACGTGTCGCGAGCGCACGATCTCACCGAGTCGCTGTTCGAACGGCTCGTCGATCTCTACCCCGAAGCCGGGGTCATGCTCGACCGCCAGTATCGGATGAACCAGCGCATCCAGGCGTTCCCGTCGACCGAGTTTTACGACGGCCAGCTTCGCCCCGCGACCCCAGCAGTCGCAGGACGGACGCTCGACGACCTCGAGGGCGTTTCGAGCGACGCGTTACCCGCGACGCTGGAGGACCCCGTCTCGTTCGTCGACGTGAAAGGAGACCGGAGTCAGTATACGGATAGCGAGGAGGCAAGCCGAATCGCCGAGCTGATCGACTCGTACGAAACCGCAGGCCTCGACCGCTCCCAGATCGGTGTTATCGCTCCCTTCAGGGCGCAGGTGTCCGAGATTTCGAAACACGTCCCCGACGACGTTACGGTCGACACAGTTGACCGATTCCAGGGCTCGAGCCAGGAGGTTATCATCGTCTCCTTTACCGCGACCGGTTCGCTCGAGGGGCCGATATTCGAGGATTACCGACGGATCAACGTCGCCCTGACTCGGCCCAAACGTGCGCTCGTGCTGGTTGGCGATTCGCGGGCGCTTGCGTCCGATCCCGTCTACGAACGGATGCTCGAGTGGGCCCGTCGGTGA
- a CDS encoding DUF7557 family protein encodes MTYTLEISDDLKERLDSHLEEGETHEELIEELVSMYETEGTFLQEGYSE; translated from the coding sequence ATGACATACACTCTCGAGATCAGCGACGATTTGAAAGAGCGACTTGACAGCCATCTCGAAGAAGGAGAGACCCACGAGGAACTCATCGAAGAACTGGTTTCGATGTACGAAACCGAGGGGACCTTTCTGCAAGAGGGATACTCCGAATGA
- a CDS encoding universal stress protein translates to MHLLVALEDSEPGWAALEFACAEHVDDEITVLHAADPTNSGYGEVAHLGADVLIERLREEAAELLADAEDRAAEYGCSLETVVSVGQPSDEIVDYAVENDVDLIVVGSHGRTGFSRVLLGSVAERVARQSPVPVTIVR, encoded by the coding sequence ATGCACCTGCTAGTCGCCCTCGAGGATTCGGAGCCGGGATGGGCGGCACTCGAGTTCGCGTGTGCGGAACACGTCGACGACGAGATTACGGTTCTTCACGCCGCAGACCCGACGAACAGCGGTTACGGCGAAGTTGCACACCTCGGAGCGGACGTGTTGATCGAGCGCCTGCGGGAAGAGGCGGCGGAGTTACTCGCAGACGCCGAAGATCGGGCGGCCGAATACGGCTGTTCGCTCGAAACGGTGGTGTCTGTCGGTCAGCCGTCGGACGAAATCGTCGATTACGCGGTGGAAAACGATGTCGACCTGATCGTCGTCGGAAGCCATGGCCGGACCGGCTTCTCGAGAGTGCTTCTGGGGAGCGTTGCAGAGCGTGTCGCCCGACAGTCACCCGTTCCGGTGACGATCGTCCGGTAG
- a CDS encoding digeranylgeranylglycerophospholipid reductase: MNDRYDVVIAGAGPAGAQCARDLAARGYDVVVLETEAEDEFPRQSNKSTAGTFPSMMASFGIPDDVVMQYTDSVVLESPTEHYVREQPGAVLEFADFKRYLVADGRDDGAEYRFEARVTAPIMEGGEIVGVTYNGDEAVYGDIVVDATGPAAPLAKKLDVVDLKRENHAIGIEYEFEGIDIDRPGFADLRDAMMLRLDHDIAPGGYSWIFHTGEDTAKVGLCYIQNDSHAQYSREDFSIDDYLSHWLDTDPRFRDAERIEGKQHRGSAHIQAPGKLHTDRFMAIGDTVPTVDPLWGEGINKCMQSGRAAAAAADSCLKHGDIEPSTENLAVYDTLWHRDVAPNANTRLLMTQLLYLAPNERYDKLMQDLGRLGDETLANANNGSPLAIARLLDLEDIPLLAQFAKQQFGFDFDGLLS; the protein is encoded by the coding sequence ATGAACGACCGTTACGACGTAGTCATCGCCGGTGCCGGTCCCGCCGGTGCGCAGTGTGCCCGCGATCTCGCCGCCAGAGGGTACGACGTCGTCGTCCTCGAGACCGAGGCCGAGGACGAGTTTCCCCGACAGAGTAACAAGTCTACTGCGGGGACATTCCCCTCCATGATGGCGTCCTTCGGTATCCCCGACGACGTGGTGATGCAATATACCGACAGCGTCGTCCTCGAGTCGCCGACGGAACATTACGTTCGCGAACAGCCCGGTGCAGTGCTCGAATTCGCCGACTTCAAGCGCTACCTCGTTGCGGACGGCCGCGACGACGGCGCAGAGTACCGGTTCGAGGCCCGCGTTACCGCCCCGATCATGGAAGGCGGTGAGATCGTCGGCGTCACCTACAACGGCGACGAAGCGGTCTACGGCGACATCGTCGTCGACGCGACGGGCCCGGCCGCCCCGCTCGCGAAGAAACTCGACGTCGTGGATCTCAAACGCGAGAACCACGCGATCGGCATCGAGTACGAGTTCGAAGGGATCGACATCGATCGCCCCGGGTTCGCTGACCTGCGCGACGCGATGATGCTCCGCCTCGATCACGATATCGCGCCCGGCGGCTACTCCTGGATCTTCCACACGGGCGAGGACACCGCCAAGGTCGGCCTCTGTTACATTCAAAACGACAGCCACGCCCAGTACAGCCGTGAGGATTTCAGCATCGATGATTACCTGAGCCACTGGCTCGACACCGACCCCCGATTCCGGGACGCCGAACGAATCGAAGGGAAACAACACCGCGGTTCGGCACACATACAGGCGCCCGGAAAGCTCCACACCGACCGATTCATGGCAATCGGCGATACCGTTCCGACGGTCGACCCGCTCTGGGGCGAAGGCATCAACAAGTGCATGCAGTCCGGCCGCGCCGCCGCCGCCGCCGCCGACAGTTGTCTCAAACACGGCGACATCGAACCGTCCACGGAGAACCTCGCAGTCTACGATACGCTCTGGCACCGCGACGTCGCGCCCAACGCGAACACCCGACTGCTGATGACGCAACTGCTCTATCTCGCGCCCAACGAACGCTACGACAAACTCATGCAGGATCTGGGACGCCTCGGCGACGAGACGCTCGCCAATGCGAACAACGGGAGCCCCCTGGCCATCGCACGTCTCCTCGACCTCGAGGATATTCCGCTGCTCGCGCAGTTCGCGAAACAACAGTTCGGATTCGATTTCGACGGTCTGTTGTCGTAA
- a CDS encoding potassium channel family protein, translating into MSLWRSRRTRHYLVLVAVTTVGSTLLYNYGMATWENDPQPLFRSLGIVIQSFTTTGYGEDAGWATPQMYVLTIGLQLAGIGLILTAADVFAVPWLRNTLAVTPPTAVTDLEDHVVICKYTPRGEAFIEELESRGRKYVVVEPDEETATALHEDEYRVVHGDPESMAVLRKARIGQATAVVADSADDTNASIVLSAREANPDVRVVTLVEDQRLGEYHRIAGADEVLSPRQLLGESLAHRVPTAVTTTVEEGIEIGDDLELVELSIAEESDLARQTADTLQLRERFGVDCIGAWFNGTFESPIPRDREIDAGTRLLVAGEPSQIDTLRAEAASTVHPFAAQHVVIAGYGEAGAAACDALEATNSRVTILDTAEKDGVDVVGDARDPAAIREAGVDDASAVIVTLDDDTTAVFTTLVVRDLNPSIDIVVRANDAENVQKLYRAGADYVQSLATVSGRMIASTVFEDEEVLAVDRQVDVVRLPAGRLAGDTIVDAEVRSRTGCTILAIVRDGDTITEFDPDTFVLETDDELVIAGTDESVRSFESTFLA; encoded by the coding sequence ATGTCACTGTGGAGATCTCGCCGCACCCGCCACTATCTCGTCCTGGTGGCTGTGACGACCGTCGGCTCTACGTTGCTGTACAATTATGGGATGGCAACGTGGGAGAACGACCCGCAGCCGCTCTTTCGATCGCTCGGGATCGTCATTCAGTCGTTCACGACGACTGGCTACGGTGAAGATGCGGGGTGGGCTACGCCGCAGATGTACGTGCTGACGATCGGATTGCAACTCGCAGGAATCGGACTGATCCTGACAGCGGCGGACGTCTTCGCCGTTCCGTGGCTCCGGAATACGCTGGCGGTTACGCCGCCCACCGCTGTCACCGACCTCGAGGATCACGTCGTCATCTGTAAGTACACACCCCGTGGCGAAGCATTCATCGAGGAACTCGAGTCCCGTGGGCGAAAGTACGTCGTCGTCGAACCGGACGAGGAGACAGCGACGGCGCTCCACGAGGACGAATACCGGGTCGTTCACGGCGATCCAGAGTCGATGGCGGTCCTCCGAAAGGCCAGGATCGGGCAGGCGACGGCGGTCGTGGCCGATTCGGCCGACGATACGAACGCGAGTATCGTTCTCTCTGCCCGGGAAGCGAATCCGGACGTGCGGGTCGTGACGCTGGTCGAGGATCAGCGCCTCGGAGAGTACCACCGAATCGCTGGCGCGGACGAGGTGCTGTCGCCGCGGCAGTTGCTCGGCGAAAGTCTCGCTCACCGAGTGCCGACGGCGGTAACGACCACCGTCGAGGAGGGCATCGAGATCGGCGACGACCTGGAACTGGTCGAGCTCTCGATCGCCGAGGAGAGCGATCTCGCCAGGCAGACCGCCGACACGCTCCAGCTTCGCGAACGCTTCGGCGTCGATTGCATCGGAGCGTGGTTCAACGGAACGTTCGAGAGTCCGATCCCGCGAGATCGCGAAATCGACGCTGGAACGCGACTGCTCGTTGCCGGCGAACCGAGTCAGATCGATACGTTACGGGCGGAAGCCGCGTCGACGGTCCACCCCTTTGCCGCACAGCACGTCGTGATAGCCGGCTACGGGGAAGCCGGTGCAGCGGCTTGTGACGCCCTGGAAGCGACGAACTCCCGGGTGACCATTCTCGATACTGCGGAGAAAGACGGCGTCGACGTCGTCGGGGACGCTCGCGATCCGGCGGCGATCCGCGAGGCGGGTGTCGACGACGCATCCGCGGTGATCGTTACCCTTGACGACGATACGACCGCGGTCTTCACAACGCTCGTCGTTCGGGATCTGAATCCGTCGATCGACATCGTCGTCCGTGCGAACGACGCGGAAAACGTCCAGAAGCTGTACCGCGCCGGGGCGGACTACGTCCAGTCGCTGGCGACGGTCAGTGGCCGGATGATCGCCTCGACCGTCTTCGAAGACGAGGAGGTCCTGGCCGTCGACCGGCAGGTCGATGTCGTGAGACTCCCGGCCGGTCGCTTGGCCGGCGACACGATCGTCGACGCCGAAGTCCGATCGAGAACGGGCTGTACGATTCTCGCCATCGTCAGAGACGGCGATACTATCACTGAGTTCGATCCCGATACGTTCGTTCTCGAGACGGACGACGAACTCGTTATCGCTGGGACCGACGAGAGCGTCCGATCCTTCGAATCGACGTTTCTCGCCTGA
- a CDS encoding ZIP family metal transporter: MALLENLTLVFVAGLITALATGIGAIPFFFFENVSDRRNVVLWGLASGIMLSASTFGLVEEGLAEGTPLEIAIGIAAGVALVVVAHNVLMDSEIDPQEYEEADFKKLILILGILTVHSFPEGVAIGVSFADLGLEGGAELFGFTIPLLAVFMTIAISIHNIPEGTAISIPLKSMGISEWKMIWWAVFSSLPQPIGAVLAFGFVRYAREFLPYGFGFAAGAMIYLVLTEFIPEALDIGERLPRGGKPELAGGIVVGILVMVPLAVV; encoded by the coding sequence ATGGCACTCCTCGAAAACCTCACGCTCGTGTTCGTCGCCGGGTTGATTACGGCCCTGGCGACCGGGATCGGTGCGATTCCATTTTTCTTCTTCGAGAACGTTAGCGACAGGCGAAACGTCGTTCTATGGGGCCTCGCGTCGGGTATCATGCTTTCGGCGTCGACGTTCGGTCTCGTCGAGGAGGGGTTAGCCGAGGGAACGCCACTCGAGATCGCAATCGGAATCGCCGCCGGAGTCGCGCTCGTCGTCGTCGCCCACAACGTGTTGATGGACTCCGAAATCGACCCACAGGAGTACGAGGAAGCCGATTTCAAGAAGCTCATCCTTATTCTCGGTATTCTGACCGTCCACAGCTTCCCCGAGGGAGTTGCCATCGGCGTCTCGTTCGCCGATCTCGGTCTCGAAGGCGGCGCCGAACTCTTTGGCTTCACGATTCCCCTACTGGCAGTCTTTATGACGATCGCCATCTCGATCCACAATATCCCCGAAGGGACTGCGATATCGATTCCGCTGAAGTCGATGGGCATCTCCGAGTGGAAGATGATCTGGTGGGCCGTCTTCTCGAGTCTTCCCCAGCCGATCGGGGCCGTCCTCGCGTTCGGGTTCGTCCGGTACGCACGCGAGTTCCTCCCCTACGGCTTCGGTTTCGCCGCTGGCGCGATGATATATCTCGTGCTTACCGAGTTCATTCCCGAAGCGCTCGATATCGGTGAGCGACTGCCTCGAGGAGGCAAGCCCGAACTCGCCGGTGGCATCGTCGTCGGGATCCTCGTTATGGTGCCGCTGGCAGTCGTTTGA